The Deinococcus aerolatus DNA window GGGTGTGGCGCCGGGGACTGACGGTGGTCACCGGTGAAATACCCGCCCTCCCTGGTTGCCCTGATCCGCGAGCTGTCGCGCCTGCCGGGCATTGGCCCCAAGAGCGCGCAGCGGCTGGCCTTCTACCTGTTCGAGCAGCCGCGCGAGGACATCGAGCGGCTGGCCGGATCGCTGCTGTCGGCCAAGCGTGATCTGCACAGTTGCCCGGTCTGTTTCAACATCACCGACGCCGAGGTCTGCGACGTGTGCAGCGATCCGGCGCGCGATCAGGCCATCATCTGCGTGGTGGAGGAGCCCGGCGACGTGATCGCCATTGAGCGCAGCGGCGAGTACCGGGGGCTGTATCACGTGCTGCACGGCGTCCTGAGCCCCATGAACGGTGTCGGCCCTGAGCAGCTGCACATCAAGCCGCTGCTGCCGCGTGTCACCGACGGGCAGGAGGTCATCCTGGCGACGGGCACCACCGTGGAGGGCGACGCCACGGCGCTGTACCTTCAGCGGCTGCTGGAGCCGCTGGGCGCGACGGTCAGCCGCATCGCCTACGGCCTGCCGGTGGGCGGCGCGCTGGAATACGCCGACGAGGTGACGCTGGGGCGCGCCATGACCGGACGCCAGCGGGTCAGCAAGCCCCGCCCGCCGGGCTGAGCGGGAAAGCCCCGCCTGCCTGCGCGGAGGTCCGCCATCTGGCCCATCAGTTCCCCTGGCCGGGAGCTGATTTTTTGTTTGCCCTCCGCAGGTCCCCTCCCTTTGGATGACCCACCCCTTGCCCGAATCGGATAGCCTGTCGTCTTAGATGGAATCCCTGATTGACGCAATCCTGTCCGCCTCCTACCTGGGGATCTTCTTTATTGTCTTCGCGGAAACCGGTTTGCTGGTGGGCTTTTTCCTGCCGGGTGACAGCCTGCTGATCGCGGCGGGGCTGCTGGCGGCGGGCGGCAAGCTGAATCTGGGGGGCATCATGGCGGCGGTGGTGGTGGGCGCCATTCTGGGCAACACCGCCGGCTATTTCATCGGCCAGCGCTTCGGCCCCGCCGTGTTCCGGAACCAGGACTCGCGCTTTTTCAAGCCTGAATACGTGGTGGAGGCCGAGAAGTTCTTCCTGAAATACGGGGCGCTGGCCGTCATTCTGGCCCGGTTCGTGCCCATCGTGCGGACGCTGGTGCCGACGCTGGCCGGCGTGAGCCGCATGCCCTTTGGGCTGTACACGCTGTACAACGTGATCGGCGCGCTGCTGTGGGGCGTGGGCCTGACTGCCCTGGCGTATTACCTGGGTCAGCTGATCCCCGATCTGGACAAGTACATCCTGCTGATCGTGGCCGTGGTGCTGGTGGTCAGCGTGATTCCGATCGTGCTGAAGTTCCTGCAGGCGCGGCGCGGCGGCGTCAAGGGCTAGGCAGCGGAAGTGGGTTGTGGGGAGGCGAGGCCTCCCTTTTTCCTTTTCTGAACTGTTTGCTTTTTTGAACTGCGGTCCTCTGGTTGCGCGCTGTGCGGGCAGGCGGCCGGCCCACGCCCTGGGCTACGGTATCGGACCCGTCCTCACCTCTAACCTGTCCCCATGACCGCCCGTCCGCCGTTGCCCCAGAAGAAGCTGCCCAGCAAGCTCCCGCTGAGCCAGCAACAGCCGCCGGGCCACCTGCCGGAAATCGCGCGGCGTCTGGCTGAAGAGTATCTGCCTGATCCGCCCCAGCCCAGACGCGCCGCCGAGCCGCTGGACGGGCTGATTCAGACCATTCTGTCGCAGCAGAACACGGCCCCGATCACACGGCGGCAATTCCAGGGCCTCAAAACTGCCTACCCACGTTGGGAAGGGGCGCTGGCCGACGGTCCGGACGGCATCGAAGCGGTGCTGAAGGCGGCGGGTGGCGGCCTCTCGCGGGTCAAGGCCGGGTACATCCACGCGCTGCTGGCAGAACTGGACGAGACGCGCCCCAGCCTCTCGCTGCGGGAAACGCGTGATCTGGATGACACGGCGGCGCGGCGTCTGCTGGAAAGCCTGCCCGGCGTGGGCATGAAAACCGCCAGTTGCGTGCTGCTGTTTGATCTGGTGCGGCCTGCCATGCCGGTGGACACGCACATTCACCGCATCGCGCAGCGGCTGGAACTGGTGCCGGAAGCCTGGAACGCGGTCAAGGTGGAACGCTGGTTCGACGAGGTGCTGCCGCGCGAGTGGGCGGCCCGCTACACCTTTCACGTTTCTGCCATTCGCCACGGACGCCAGACCTGCCGCGCCCGCAACCCGGCCTGCGGCGTGTGCGTGCTGCGTGACCTGTGCCCGTCGGCAGCTATTCTGGGCCGATGACCCTGCCAACCCCCACCCATGATCTGGCCCATGAACGAGAGGTGGCCTCCCGGCTGGCACGCGAGGCGGGCGCGTTGCTGCTGCGGTGGCGCGCCGTCGGCTTCGACGTGCAACACAAGACCAGCGTGGAGGACCCCGTGACGGCGGCCGACCGCGAGGCGTCCGCGCTGATCGTGGCCGGGCTGGCAGAGGCGTTTCCCCAAGACGGCCTGCTGAGCGAGGAGGAGACCGACGGCGCGGCCAGATTGTCGTGCCCTCGGGTGTGGATCATTGATCCCATCGACGGCACCAGCGAATTTATCAAGGGCACGGCGGACTACTGCGTCAGCATCGGTCTGGCGGTGGGGGGTTCCGCCGTGCTGGGCGTGGTCTATGCGCCCACCACCGACGAGCTGTTCGCGGGCGTGGTGGGGCAGGGGGTCTGGAAGAACGGGCAGAGGGTAGCGCGTGCCCCCCGCACAGAAGGCTGGCGCATCGCCGTCTCGGACACTGAGTTCGGACGTGAGCTTAACCGCCATGACCTGCCGGGGATGCTGCCCAGCGGCAGCATTGCGCTGAAGCTGGCCCGCCTGAGCGCCGACGAGGCCGACGCCACCTTCACCATGTCGCCGCGCAGCGAGTGGGACATCGCCGCCGGGGACGCGCTGTTGCAGGCGGCGGGCGGCATGCTGCGGCGCCGGGACGGGGGAGAGGTGCGGTACAACCAGCCCCAGCCGCATCTGGAGCAGGGCCTGATCGCTGGTGTGCCGGGTGCGGTGGGCTGGCTGGAGGGTGAGCTGTCGCGCCACCGTCTGCCCACTGCGCATCTGGGGTTGCAGGCGTCGGCCCCGGCGTGGCAGCACCTGCAAAGCGGCGATCAGGCCGCGCTGAACGGCCATGCCGGGGTCAGCATCCGGCATGCGGGCGCAGAGGTGCTGGCGCTGCTGGTGATCGATCCCGAAACCCGCGCCGTGGAACGCGCCGAGGGTGACGCCTTTCATCTGGAACGCCTGACCCGCGACGTGGTCCGGGCGGCGGGACCGCTGTCCATTGCGGACGCTAAACTCAGTTCATGATGAACGGCATGGCTTCCCCGGACCTCCCGGCAGCGGGCGGGGGGTGGGGGCGGGTTAGCCTCAAGCCGATGCTGGAGCTGGACCACGCCGAGTGGCACATCCTGCACGGCTTTTTCCGGGACCGCGAGCTGGCGGACTGGAACGATGCCAAACCGATCAAACTGCCTGAATGGCTGTTCCGCAAGGTCATGCAGGATGAGGAACGCGGCGGCGAGCGTGTGGGGTTTGGCGTGCTGGACGAGCGCGGCGCCCTGATCGGCAGCGCCGAGCTGTATGACCTGCGTCCCTCGCCGCCGCTGACGCCCACCACCGGCACGCTGGGCGTGATGATCGGCTTTCCCGCGCTGTGGGGCCACGGCTACGGACGTGAGGCAGTCTCGGCGCTGCTGGCATGGTCCTTCGCGGGCTGTCCGGTGCCGCTGAGGCGGGTGCGCCTGACCACCTTCGCCCACAACCGTCGCGCCCAGCGGGCCTTTGCCGCCTGCGGCTTCCGCGAGGTGGGCCGCACGCCGCAGGCACACCGCACCGACGTGCATATGGAAATTACCCGTGAAGAGTGGCAGGCGCTCTCAGACCCGCCGCCGCCGGACGGTGCGGCACAATAGGCGCCATGCGCGTTCTGCTGCCCGATCTGCCTGAATTCCACGCCCTCTCCGGCCACGATGAACACGGCGTTCCCGGCGTGGAGTTCGACTTCTATTCGCCGGAGCACGTGCCCGCCGACGGGGCCGAGGGCGTGGTGCTGTGGCTGGCACGCGGCGAGACCCGCGAGAAATTGCTGAAGACGCCGGGCCTGAAATGGGTGTTGACCCTGACCGCCGGGATCGACCACGTTCAGCCGCATCTGCCGGAGGGGGTGGCCCTGTACAACGCCAACCGCCTGCATGACCGCGCGGTGGCGGTGCATGTGGCGGCGCTGATGCTCTCGGCGCTGCGCGGCCTGCCGCAGTTCCGCGACGCCCAGACGGAGGGCCGCTGGGCCTCGGCAACAAATCCACGCGACTCTGGCCTGCACACGCTGGACGGGCAGAAGGTGGTGATCTGGGGCTACGGGCAGATCGGGCGTATCTTGGAAGGCCTGCTGACCCCATTCGGGGCCGAGGTGGACGGTATTCGCAGCGCCACCCCGGAGCTTCAGCGCGACGGCCTGCTGTCCCGCGCCGACTGGGTGGTGCTGCTGCTGCCCAGCACGCCTGACACGCGCGGCATCGTGAACGCCGAGACGCTGGGCCGGCTCAAGCGTGGGGCGTGGTTGGCAAACGCCGGTCGCGGCAACCTGATCGTCATGGACGATCTGCTGGCCGCACTGGATTCCGGTGGGCTGGGCGGCGCGGTGCTGGACGTGACCGATCCTGAACCGCTGCCGGAAGACCACCCGCTGTGGGCGCGGAAAAACGTGACCATCACCCCGCACATCGCCAGCACCACCACCGATCTGGTGGCGCGGGGGGCCAGCCTTACCCGCGATTTCCTGCTGACCATGCAGCAGGGCCAGGAGCCGGAAGGACGGGTGACGCAGGGCCAGAAGTACTGAATAGGGGGCTGGGCAGCAAAACACCCCTCTCCGGCAAGGGGAAAGGGGCAGGCCGCAGCCGGGGGGGGTGGCTACACGCCCACCACGTTCAGCACCCAGCCCTGCACGCTGCGGATGACGCCGCCGATGGGATCGCGGGCCAGGAAGATGAAGCCCATCACGATCAGGAAGCTGAAAGGCTGGGCCTCGAACTGCGCCAGGCTGCGCCCCAGTGACGGCACCAGCGCCCCCAGGATGCGGCTGCCGTCCAGCAGCGGAATGGGAATCAGGTTGAAGATGGCCAGCACCACGTTGATGCTCATGACCGTCAGCAGGATGGTCAGGGTGAGGGTGGTGGGCGGCAGCACCTTGAGCAGGACCGCGCACAGCACGGCAATCACGATGTTGCTGATCGGCCCGGCGGCAGCCACCCACATGGTGCCCCAGCGGCCCAGGTTGCCCGGGTTGATCGGCACCGGCTTGGCGAAGCCGAAGCCCGCCACCAGCAGCAGCAGCGT harbors:
- the recR gene encoding recombination mediator RecR, coding for MKYPPSLVALIRELSRLPGIGPKSAQRLAFYLFEQPREDIERLAGSLLSAKRDLHSCPVCFNITDAEVCDVCSDPARDQAIICVVEEPGDVIAIERSGEYRGLYHVLHGVLSPMNGVGPEQLHIKPLLPRVTDGQEVILATGTTVEGDATALYLQRLLEPLGATVSRIAYGLPVGGALEYADEVTLGRAMTGRQRVSKPRPPG
- a CDS encoding DedA family protein; the protein is MESLIDAILSASYLGIFFIVFAETGLLVGFFLPGDSLLIAAGLLAAGGKLNLGGIMAAVVVGAILGNTAGYFIGQRFGPAVFRNQDSRFFKPEYVVEAEKFFLKYGALAVILARFVPIVRTLVPTLAGVSRMPFGLYTLYNVIGALLWGVGLTALAYYLGQLIPDLDKYILLIVAVVLVVSVIPIVLKFLQARRGGVKG
- a CDS encoding endonuclease III domain-containing protein, translated to MTARPPLPQKKLPSKLPLSQQQPPGHLPEIARRLAEEYLPDPPQPRRAAEPLDGLIQTILSQQNTAPITRRQFQGLKTAYPRWEGALADGPDGIEAVLKAAGGGLSRVKAGYIHALLAELDETRPSLSLRETRDLDDTAARRLLESLPGVGMKTASCVLLFDLVRPAMPVDTHIHRIAQRLELVPEAWNAVKVERWFDEVLPREWAARYTFHVSAIRHGRQTCRARNPACGVCVLRDLCPSAAILGR
- a CDS encoding 3'(2'),5'-bisphosphate nucleotidase CysQ family protein; translation: MTLPTPTHDLAHEREVASRLAREAGALLLRWRAVGFDVQHKTSVEDPVTAADREASALIVAGLAEAFPQDGLLSEEETDGAARLSCPRVWIIDPIDGTSEFIKGTADYCVSIGLAVGGSAVLGVVYAPTTDELFAGVVGQGVWKNGQRVARAPRTEGWRIAVSDTEFGRELNRHDLPGMLPSGSIALKLARLSADEADATFTMSPRSEWDIAAGDALLQAAGGMLRRRDGGEVRYNQPQPHLEQGLIAGVPGAVGWLEGELSRHRLPTAHLGLQASAPAWQHLQSGDQAALNGHAGVSIRHAGAEVLALLVIDPETRAVERAEGDAFHLERLTRDVVRAAGPLSIADAKLSS
- a CDS encoding GNAT family N-acetyltransferase; its protein translation is MMNGMASPDLPAAGGGWGRVSLKPMLELDHAEWHILHGFFRDRELADWNDAKPIKLPEWLFRKVMQDEERGGERVGFGVLDERGALIGSAELYDLRPSPPLTPTTGTLGVMIGFPALWGHGYGREAVSALLAWSFAGCPVPLRRVRLTTFAHNRRAQRAFAACGFREVGRTPQAHRTDVHMEITREEWQALSDPPPPDGAAQ
- a CDS encoding NAD(P)-dependent oxidoreductase, giving the protein MRVLLPDLPEFHALSGHDEHGVPGVEFDFYSPEHVPADGAEGVVLWLARGETREKLLKTPGLKWVLTLTAGIDHVQPHLPEGVALYNANRLHDRAVAVHVAALMLSALRGLPQFRDAQTEGRWASATNPRDSGLHTLDGQKVVIWGYGQIGRILEGLLTPFGAEVDGIRSATPELQRDGLLSRADWVVLLLPSTPDTRGIVNAETLGRLKRGAWLANAGRGNLIVMDDLLAALDSGGLGGAVLDVTDPEPLPEDHPLWARKNVTITPHIASTTTDLVARGASLTRDFLLTMQQGQEPEGRVTQGQKY
- a CDS encoding site-2 protease family protein; the protein is MLLSLLTSNPGAFIIIALALVLSLAVHEFAHAYTADRLGDPTPRRYGRVTLNPIAHLDPVGTLLLLVAGFGFAKPVPINPGNLGRWGTMWVAAAGPISNIVIAVLCAVLLKVLPPTTLTLTILLTVMSINVVLAIFNLIPIPLLDGSRILGALVPSLGRSLAQFEAQPFSFLIVMGFIFLARDPIGGVIRSVQGWVLNVVGV